In Flavobacterium piscisymbiosum, the sequence AAAAACAATTTTAAATTTTGAAGGAGTTGAAGTTCTAAGCAGAGAAGAACAAAAGAGTTTAATTGGTGGTAGTTATCGCGGGCCAGATCAGCATATCTGCACAACACCTTGTGCAATGATTATTTCTCCAAATAATCCATGTTTTATAGATGGTTGCGAAACTATTCCTTTTCCGGATACAGACCCATTTGTAGGGCCTATTCAAATTGTAGGATAAAAAATAAAATAAAAAGCATAATAGAATTACCAGTAGAAAATCACTACTGGTTTTTTTGTTTTTATTAGAATTATCGATAATTGGTCGTTATCTCTTAAATTTGAAATTTAAATGAATTGCAAATGTAATTTTTTTAAAAAAAGAATTATCATATATTTGACAAGTCATTCATAGCCCTGATAGAAATGGAAATCCTTTTGTTTTTTTCTTTAAAAAACAAAAGATTGAAATGGATAGCAGGATTAGCTACAAATAAATATTAAAATTAATTTTGAATATGAAATTACTAGAAGGAAAAGTTGCCATTATTACAGGTGCTAGCCGTGGAATTGGAAGAGGAATTGCCGAAGTTTTCGCTAAACATGGTGCAAATGTTGCATTTACATACAGCTCGTCTGTAGAGTCTGCACAGGCTTTAGAGGCTGAGTTAAATGGTTTAGGAATTAAAGCAAAAGGATACCAATCGAATGCAGCCGATTTTAATGAAGCGCAAACTTTTGTTGATGCTGTTTTAGCTGATTTTGGAACAGTAGATATCTTAATAAACAACGCCGGAATTACAAAAGATAATTTGTTGATGCGTATGTCTGAAGCTGATTTTGATCAGGTTATAGATGTAAACCTGAAGTCAGTATTTAATATGACAAAAGCAATTCAGAAAACTTTTCTAAAACAACGTGCTGGTTCTATAATCAATATTAGTTCTGTAGTAGGAGTTTCAGGAAATGCAGGACAAACAAATTACGCAGCTTCTAAAGCAGGTGCAATTGGTTTTACAAAATCTGTTGCATTAGAGTTAGGGTCTCGTAATATTCGTTGCAATGCAATTGCTCCGGGATTTATTGAAACCGAAATGACAGCAAAATTAAGCGAAGATGTAGTAAAAGGATGGAGAGAAGGAATTCCGTTAAAACGTGGCGGAACTGCTGAGGACGTTGCAAATGCTTGTCTTTTCCTTGCTTCTGATATGAGTGCTTACGTTACCGGGCAAGTACTTAATGTTTGCGGAGGAATGTTAACCTAAGAATAAATCCCAGTTTAAGTTTTCAGTAGCACTGATTACTGAAAACTGTCACTGAAAACTATAAAATATGACTACAAACACGATTCTATTATTATTACTTTCTTTAGTAATAGCGGGTGGGTTATCGTATTTTCAATATTTTTTTAAAGCCAAAAACAAATCCAGTGTGGTTTTGTTTTTGGCTTTTTTACGTTTTTTAGCCATTTTTGGGTTATTGATTTTGCTAATAAACCCAATAGTAACTAAAAATTCGCTTCAAATAACCAAAACCCCTTTAGCGATTGCAGTCGATAATTCGAGCTCGATTTCCGTTTTAAAATCTGATAAAAAAGCTGAAGAACTTTATCAAAAAATAATTTCGAATCCAGCTCTTAAAGAAAAGTTCGAAATTCAGTCCTATCAGTTTGATGCTGATTTCAAGCCTTCGGACAAATTTGATTTTAAAGGAAAACAAACCAATCTTGACGAAGTCGCGAAGAATCTTAAAAGCATTAATAAAAATCTGATCTTCCCAACGGTTATTATTACCGACGGAAATCAAACTACAGGAAACGATTATGTATATCGTTTTGATCCTGTTAATAAAGTTTATCCTTTGGTTGTGGGAGATACAACTACGTTTCTTGATCTTAAAATCAATCAGCTTAACGTAAACAAATACGCTTTTCATAAAAATAAATTTCCTGTAGAAGTTTTTCTGCAATATTCAGGAGATAAAAATGCAAATGCCGATTTTACAATTTCGCAGGGAAATACTGTTGTAGCCAAAGAGAAAGTTTCTTTTTCGGCATCAAAAAAAACAGCCACTTTAAACTTGCTTTTGCCTGCCGACAAAGTAGGATTGCAAATTTTTAAAGCAAGTATTTCATCAGGTTCAAAAGAAAAAAACAGTTACAATAATACCAAGAATTTTGCCGTTGAAGTTATCGATCAAAAGTCAACTATTGCAATCGTTTCGGCTATAAATCATCCCGATATTGCGGCATTGAAACGATCGATAGAAGTTAATGCACAACGTAAAGTAATATTGGTTAAACCAAATGATATTAATCAGTTACAAGAAGTTTCGGTTTTAGTTTTATATCAGCCAACATCGGCTTTTAAAGCTATTTTTGATAATAACAAATTAGCTGGAACAAATACCTTTATCATTACCGGAAACAACACCGATTTTAATTTTCTAAACCAACAACAAAATAGTCTGGTGTTTAAAATGAGCGGACAAAGAGAAGATTATTTATCAGAGTTTCAATCGCAGTTTAATCTTTTTGCAATAGAAAATATTGGTTTTGAAAATTTTCCTCCGCTGCAAAATTTATTCGGAACTATTACAACAAACGGAAATGTATCTGTTTTACTTTCATCCAAAATAAGAAACGTTGCTACAAATGCGCCTTTATTGGCTTTCGCCGAAAACCAAGGCAAGAGAACTGCTTTTCTTTTAGGAGAAAATAGCTGGAAATGGCGTTTGCAAAGTCATATCGACAATCAGTCGTTTGAGAAATATGATGTTTTTATAGACAAAATCATTCAGTATCTTGCTTCGACAACCTCAAGAAAATCACTAGTAGTAACGCACGAAAGCTTTTATAATTCAGGAGAAGCAATTGTAATTAATGCACAATACTTCAATAAAAATTACGAGTTCGACGAAAAAGCCAATCTTACCATTACAGTTACAAATACCGAAACGAAGCAGGCTAAAAACTACGATCTATTAAAAGGAAATAATTCATTCTCAGTAAACTTAGACGGATTAGCGACAGGAAAATATAATTTTACAGTAAAAGAATTAAATACAAATACGTCTTATTCAGGTCATTTTGAAATTTTGGATTTTGATATCGAAAAGCAATTTGTAAATCCAGATGTTGTGAAACTAAAGCAATTAGCCCTGCAAACCAACGGAAAAGCTTTCTTCGAAGATCAGGCCGATGATTTGATTGAACAACTTTTAGAAAACAAAGATTACAAATCAATAGAGAAAAATGTCTCCACCAAAACACCTTTAATTGATTGGGTTTGGTTGCTGATTTTGATTGCTATTGTATTAACTACAGAATGGTTTATTAGAAAATACAATGGATTGTTGTAATCGAAATATAATCTAATTCCTTCTAGCCTTTTGTAATCTTGTGGTTATGAATTAAAAGTCCAAATTATGAAAGTTAAATTCTTGTTTATTGTAGCAATTTCGATAGTGTTTTTTTGTTTTTTTTCATTTTCAAAGACAAATA encodes:
- the fabG gene encoding 3-oxoacyl-[acyl-carrier-protein] reductase, producing MKLLEGKVAIITGASRGIGRGIAEVFAKHGANVAFTYSSSVESAQALEAELNGLGIKAKGYQSNAADFNEAQTFVDAVLADFGTVDILINNAGITKDNLLMRMSEADFDQVIDVNLKSVFNMTKAIQKTFLKQRAGSIINISSVVGVSGNAGQTNYAASKAGAIGFTKSVALELGSRNIRCNAIAPGFIETEMTAKLSEDVVKGWREGIPLKRGGTAEDVANACLFLASDMSAYVTGQVLNVCGGMLT